TCCTTACCTTCGTATCTTCTTTAACTGCAGATTTTCCTTGTCAACTGCCAACTGAATTTATCTTTTTTCCACAACAAAGCTCGTCACTCCCAACTGGAGCAACGAACCAACAGTAAGCCATTATCATTCCTCAAAACCCACACCTAAATGACAATGGTTCACTTTTCATTCTATATCAGACATGTTCCTATACGTATAACGCAAAACATCCGAAAAACGTATACCAACATTTTAACCCTCTCTATGAAGTGGCAAGGGTGCTTCTTTCGTTTTTCTGTTCTGTAACAACACTAACACAAAGTAGAACAGGAGATACAAAACCAACAACAAGGCCAACAAAATATGGATATTAAGCGCTCGTAATAAAAAAATCAGCACTACCACTGCAAAGTTAAACAAAATAAGGATTAGGCTTGAGGCAAGATGAGAAAATTTTAAATCCAAACATTTATGATGGATATGGTTTTTATCTGGTTTGAAGGGAGATTTGCGATGCCTTATCCTCACCAGCATCACCCGGAAAACATCCAGAACAGGAAACATCAGAATAGACAATGAGATAGCCGGTGAAGCAGCGCCATGTCCCGTACCAATGGCGAATTCGTTATACCGGATCACCATCACCGAGATGAGCAATCCAAGAATCAACGACCCCGTATCGCCCATAAAAATTTTATTCGTTTTCCCGAACAGATTGAAATAGAGAAAAGGCATCACACTACCGGCAGCGGCAAAAGCCAAAATAGCATAAGCAGTCTGCCCGTAACCGATAAAGAATACGCCGAAAATGGAGGTGATCATCAGGCTCAATCCTCCTGCCAGTCCGTCAATGCCATCAATCAGGTTCATCGCATTGATGATGCCAATAATCACAAGAAAACTCAGCACCACACTTTCCACATAGCCAATCTCTTCAATCCCGAAAATACCATGCAAACTGGTGAGGCGGATACCTCCCAAAACAATCAGAATTCCTGTAGCAAAAAACTGGGTAACAAACTTGGTGGTAGCAGACAAAACCAGGATATCATCTTTGATCCCCAGAAAAAACAAGAGTGTCATGGAGGCAAAAATATACCTGAAATCAGCCACCTCTATTTTATCAATAGACAACAGGGTACCGATGGTAATACCTAAAAACAGGGCCACTCCTCCCAGATTGGGGATGGGGACATCATTCACCTTTCGCTCATTCGGTTTATCAACGAGCTTCTTCATAGCCGATATCTTCACGATAACCGGAATGGATATATACACCAGAACAGCGCTGATTAAAAAAGCAGCTATGATGTGCATCGTTTCAAACATACCTTAAGCAGTCAACTTATTTTGACTGCAAAATTACAGAAATTTTGGTTTAGTCGAGCATCATCTCTCTTTAAATCGCTTTGCATTTTACTTATTTATCATTCATTCGTAATATTATTGCACACAAAATAAATATTTCACGTCAACACAAGAGATAACAAACAGATAATCAAATCAATCTAATATTTAAAAAATACAGATATGCAAGAAAAACAGAGATACCCTCCTATCCGGCAGTAGAATAAATTGCAACCTCAATTTGCGCACGTTTACCCTGTTTTTATACTGTGTATTGTAAGTATGTTATATACTCTTTACCAA
The sequence above is drawn from the Microbacter margulisiae genome and encodes:
- a CDS encoding MraY family glycosyltransferase, whose amino-acid sequence is MHIIAAFLISAVLVYISIPVIVKISAMKKLVDKPNERKVNDVPIPNLGGVALFLGITIGTLLSIDKIEVADFRYIFASMTLLFFLGIKDDILVLSATTKFVTQFFATGILIVLGGIRLTSLHGIFGIEEIGYVESVVLSFLVIIGIINAMNLIDGIDGLAGGLSLMITSIFGVFFIGYGQTAYAILAFAAAGSVMPFLYFNLFGKTNKIFMGDTGSLILGLLISVMVIRYNEFAIGTGHGAASPAISLSILMFPVLDVFRVMLVRIRHRKSPFKPDKNHIHHKCLDLKFSHLASSLILILFNFAVVVLIFLLRALNIHILLALLLVLYLLFYFVLVLLQNRKTKEAPLPLHREG